The proteins below come from a single Chryseobacterium nepalense genomic window:
- the ccoG gene encoding cytochrome c oxidase accessory protein CcoG, with protein sequence MSDIEEIEVRGGQGQVLDPETYRDSIGTMDQSGKRKWVYPRKPKGKYTNYRYLVSCILLFIYFSVPFIKINGNPMILFNVIDREFFIFGQPFYPQDFFILTLGAIASLIFIIVFTIAFGRIFCGWICPQTIFLEMIFRKIEYAIEGDRNKQMKLDRQEWNSEKIWKRGLKWTIYIIISLVITHFMFMYIVGYEEVFRILSEGPFAHPTNFIVMILLTAAFYFVFAWFREQVCTLVCPYGRLQGVLIDKDTVNVFYDFKRGENRAKWRKGEDRQAAGKGDCIDCHQCVVVCPTGIDIRDGQQLECVNCTACIDACDEVMEKVGLPKGLIRYATENEIENETKFKFTGRMKGFALILVLLTGFLGYLLYNRGEMEAKFIKPAGSTFFLRDGKITNTYNYTFLNKTNDKKIVTIKVVEPKHGEVIYSGSSKITVDRDKITKGTVNISFPESEMNLSKQNITIGVYDMSGKLVDSYETYFEGPFKLQF encoded by the coding sequence ATGTCAGACATAGAAGAAATAGAAGTACGCGGCGGACAGGGCCAGGTTCTGGACCCTGAAACTTACAGAGATTCTATAGGCACCATGGATCAGTCCGGAAAAAGAAAATGGGTCTATCCCAGAAAGCCTAAAGGAAAGTATACCAATTACAGGTATCTTGTGAGCTGTATTTTATTATTTATTTATTTTTCGGTACCGTTTATTAAAATCAATGGTAATCCGATGATTTTATTTAATGTGATTGACCGGGAGTTTTTCATTTTCGGACAACCTTTCTATCCTCAGGATTTTTTCATCCTAACGTTGGGAGCTATTGCATCTCTTATTTTTATTATTGTATTTACGATTGCTTTCGGTAGAATTTTCTGCGGGTGGATATGTCCTCAGACAATTTTCCTTGAAATGATTTTCCGTAAAATAGAATATGCTATTGAAGGAGACAGAAATAAGCAGATGAAACTGGACAGACAGGAGTGGAACAGCGAAAAGATATGGAAAAGAGGTCTGAAGTGGACCATCTACATTATCATATCACTTGTTATTACCCACTTCATGTTTATGTATATCGTAGGATATGAAGAGGTTTTCAGGATTCTTTCGGAAGGACCATTTGCGCATCCAACCAATTTTATTGTAATGATTTTGCTTACTGCTGCATTTTACTTTGTATTTGCATGGTTCAGAGAGCAGGTTTGTACACTGGTTTGTCCTTACGGAAGGTTACAGGGTGTTTTGATCGATAAGGATACGGTAAATGTTTTCTACGATTTCAAAAGAGGGGAAAACAGAGCGAAATGGAGAAAAGGAGAAGACCGACAAGCAGCCGGAAAAGGAGATTGTATCGATTGTCATCAGTGTGTGGTAGTTTGTCCTACCGGAATTGATATAAGGGACGGACAACAGCTGGAATGCGTAAACTGTACGGCATGTATTGACGCCTGTGATGAAGTCATGGAAAAAGTAGGACTCCCGAAAGGATTAATCCGGTACGCTACGGAGAATGAAATCGAAAACGAGACCAAATTTAAATTTACAGGAAGAATGAAAGGCTTTGCCTTAATTCTGGTATTACTAACCGGTTTCCTTGGATATCTTCTTTATAACCGTGGCGAAATGGAAGCAAAATTCATCAAGCCTGCCGGAAGTACATTTTTCTTAAGGGACGGAAAAATTACCAATACCTACAATTATACTTTCCTCAATAAAACCAATGACAAGAAGATTGTAACCATTAAAGTAGTTGAACCGAAACACGGAGAAGTTATTTACAGTGGTTCAAGCAAAATTACCGTTGATAGGGATAAGATTACCAAAGGAACCGTTAATATCAGCTTCCCGGAAAGTGAAATGAATCTTTCCAAGCAGAATATTACTATTGGTGTTTATGATATGAGCGGAAAACTGGTGGATTCTTACGAAACCTATTTTGAGGGACCTTTTAAACTACAATTCTAA
- a CDS encoding FixH family protein, producing MKKFTWGHGVVIALLAFMAFILSMLFLFPNGQKNSEMVTDNYYEEELKYQDVIDAKKRADDLQEKPVYSQDKNGIKITFPTDYNNSNTTVKFVLNRTDDQNLDIKKSVQLDASKSFLIPAQVLKMGNYTLRLNWTKDKTDYRIDYDVIWK from the coding sequence ATGAAAAAATTCACTTGGGGGCACGGTGTAGTCATCGCATTACTGGCATTCATGGCATTCATATTATCAATGTTATTTCTTTTCCCGAACGGCCAGAAAAATTCTGAAATGGTAACTGATAATTATTATGAGGAAGAACTGAAATATCAGGATGTTATTGATGCTAAAAAAAGAGCCGATGATCTGCAGGAAAAACCAGTCTACAGTCAGGATAAAAATGGGATTAAGATTACCTTTCCAACAGACTACAACAATTCCAATACAACGGTAAAATTTGTTTTGAACAGGACTGACGATCAGAATTTAGATATAAAAAAATCTGTGCAGCTTGATGCCAGCAAATCATTTTTAATACCTGCTCAGGTATTAAAAATGGGAAATTATACATTACGATTAAACTGGACTAAAGATAAAACAGATTACAGAATAGATTATGATGTAATATGGAAATAG
- a CDS encoding sulfite exporter TauE/SafE family protein, with the protein MEIALIVSAIGLGFASGFHCIGMCGPIALSMGLTKKQATNYYLQNLTYQFGRIFTYSFLGAILGIVGEGFEMAGIQKYLTIAVGILLIIMAVFSFGGKDFASKIPFFSKFLFKVKSNLGRLLQKADYRSRFTTGILNGFLPCGMVYMALTASLASGGIWQGALYMALFGLGTLPFMFTVVLLGNLMNQAFRIKILKMIPVVMIILGGLFIVRGLELGIPYLSPRAEAMTISKDKQGDCHLPGDHNTHNHDNTNCH; encoded by the coding sequence ATGGAAATAGCACTTATTGTATCGGCTATAGGTTTAGGATTTGCTTCCGGTTTTCACTGTATCGGAATGTGCGGACCTATTGCCCTGTCAATGGGATTAACAAAAAAACAGGCGACCAATTATTATCTCCAGAATCTTACTTACCAGTTCGGAAGAATTTTTACCTATTCATTTTTAGGAGCAATTCTGGGCATTGTAGGCGAAGGCTTCGAAATGGCAGGAATCCAGAAATATCTTACGATTGCCGTGGGAATATTATTAATTATAATGGCTGTATTTTCTTTCGGAGGTAAAGATTTTGCTTCAAAAATTCCTTTCTTTTCTAAATTTTTATTCAAAGTTAAATCTAATTTGGGAAGGTTGCTGCAGAAAGCAGATTACCGCTCAAGATTTACAACAGGAATTCTTAATGGTTTCTTACCCTGCGGAATGGTTTACATGGCATTAACCGCAAGCCTTGCAAGCGGGGGAATATGGCAGGGCGCTTTATATATGGCTCTTTTTGGATTAGGAACTCTCCCGTTTATGTTTACGGTCGTTCTTTTAGGAAATCTTATGAACCAGGCTTTTCGGATAAAAATATTAAAGATGATTCCGGTGGTGATGATTATCTTAGGAGGTCTGTTTATTGTAAGAGGTCTTGAGCTCGGAATTCCTTATCTCTCTCCAAGAGCAGAAGCAATGACGATCTCAAAAGACAAACAGGGAGACTGTCATTTGCCGGGGGATCATAATACACACAATCACGATAATACGAATTGTCATTAG
- a CDS encoding T9SS type A sorting domain-containing protein — protein sequence MLTKLHFPTFQKTKKPQTLTYLRKMACHAFTVSAILLFSATKAQTSVTVPDLTVVSTFTGPFANSTRTYQMVIDDTQLTTLSGKYLSSISFKIPSTAASSWPASNITYPDYQIYLSDGVNPANAQLNFAANVVGTQTQVRSGSLSIPAGSVANNNTFSFDITFTTPYLYTGSNLVIEIRHTGSNGTSTSNQAVGTSATGYGSLFTSCWSSSTSVLQGNFSYVKISSAGTLGVKSVEINGGTSVYPNPVKDQLYVKSDNDIMELNIFNLVGQKVYSQKNSVKIPQINVSGLAKGNYILQTIDKNGNSASTKFIKE from the coding sequence ATGCTTACAAAACTACATTTTCCCACATTTCAGAAAACCAAAAAGCCTCAAACACTAACCTACCTTCGTAAAATGGCATGTCATGCATTTACAGTTAGTGCGATTTTGCTTTTCTCAGCAACGAAAGCTCAAACTTCGGTAACAGTTCCCGATTTAACGGTTGTAAGTACCTTTACAGGTCCTTTTGCCAATTCTACGAGAACATATCAAATGGTTATTGATGATACACAATTGACTACTTTATCGGGGAAGTACCTTTCATCAATATCGTTCAAAATACCGAGTACGGCAGCTTCATCATGGCCTGCTTCTAATATTACTTATCCTGATTATCAGATTTATCTTAGTGATGGTGTAAATCCTGCCAACGCACAGCTAAATTTTGCAGCAAACGTTGTAGGAACTCAGACACAGGTTCGGTCCGGAAGCCTTTCAATACCAGCCGGTTCAGTGGCAAATAACAATACATTCAGCTTTGATATTACTTTCACCACTCCTTATCTTTACACAGGTAGCAATCTGGTTATTGAAATACGGCATACCGGAAGCAACGGTACATCAACCTCAAACCAGGCGGTAGGAACAAGCGCAACAGGATATGGAAGCTTATTCACATCATGCTGGTCCAGCTCTACAAGTGTATTGCAGGGAAATTTTTCTTATGTGAAAATTAGTTCCGCAGGTACTTTAGGGGTAAAGTCTGTTGAGATCAATGGAGGAACATCAGTTTACCCTAACCCGGTAAAAGATCAGCTGTATGTAAAATCTGATAATGATATTATGGAATTGAATATTTTCAATTTAGTTGGACAAAAAGTCTATTCCCAGAAAAATTCAGTTAAGATCCCACAAATCAATGTATCCGGATTGGCAAAAGGAAATTATATTTTACAAACAATCGATAAAAACGGAAATTCAGCTTCAACAAAATTTATTAAGGAGTAA
- the serS gene encoding serine--tRNA ligase produces MLQVNFLRDNKERVLEGLKKRQFRNLELVDQAIATDDERRKIQFELDSQLSESNKISKEIGLLMKEGKREEAESAKSKTAQLKESTSELKSQLDVREKELINILYQLPNIPHEQVKSGASADDNEIIYQSHDVEGLGEGAIPHWELAKKYNLIDFELGVKIAGAGFPVYLGKGARLQRALVQYFLDKNVEKGYMEVNPPHVINEASGYGTGQLPDKEGQMYEIANNTTSETLFLIPTAEVPVTNLYRDVLFEEKDLPVKNTAFSQCYRREAGSYGAHVRGLNRLHQFEKVEIVRIEKPENSYAVLEEMVEHIKEILSDLELPYRVLRLCGGDTGFASAMTYDFEVWSAAQEKWLEVSSVSNFETFQANRLKCRYKTDGKSQLVHTLNGSAMALPRIMAALLENNQTEDGIKLPKKIAEYARFDVIN; encoded by the coding sequence ATGTTACAAGTCAATTTTTTGCGCGACAATAAAGAGCGCGTTTTAGAGGGTCTTAAGAAAAGACAATTCAGGAATCTTGAGTTGGTGGATCAGGCTATTGCTACCGACGACGAAAGAAGAAAAATTCAGTTCGAACTGGATTCCCAGCTTTCCGAGAGCAATAAAATTTCCAAGGAAATCGGACTTTTGATGAAAGAGGGAAAAAGAGAAGAAGCCGAATCTGCAAAATCTAAAACAGCACAGCTTAAAGAGTCTACGTCCGAATTGAAATCACAATTAGATGTCAGAGAAAAAGAACTGATTAATATCCTATACCAGCTTCCGAATATTCCTCACGAACAAGTGAAGAGTGGTGCTTCTGCAGACGATAACGAGATTATTTACCAGTCTCACGATGTTGAAGGTCTTGGAGAAGGAGCGATCCCTCACTGGGAACTGGCAAAAAAATACAACCTAATTGATTTTGAGCTTGGGGTGAAAATTGCCGGAGCAGGTTTTCCGGTTTACTTAGGAAAAGGAGCACGTTTGCAGAGAGCATTGGTTCAGTATTTTCTTGATAAAAACGTAGAAAAAGGATATATGGAGGTCAATCCTCCTCACGTGATAAACGAAGCTTCCGGATATGGAACAGGTCAGCTGCCGGACAAAGAAGGACAGATGTATGAGATTGCTAATAATACAACCTCTGAAACATTATTTTTAATTCCTACAGCAGAAGTGCCGGTTACCAATCTGTACAGGGATGTATTATTCGAGGAAAAGGATTTACCTGTAAAGAATACAGCTTTTTCTCAGTGCTACAGAAGAGAGGCGGGAAGTTATGGTGCTCACGTAAGAGGACTGAACCGTCTTCATCAGTTTGAAAAAGTAGAAATTGTAAGAATTGAAAAGCCAGAAAATTCTTATGCGGTCTTAGAAGAAATGGTAGAACATATTAAAGAAATTCTGAGTGATCTTGAACTTCCTTACAGAGTGTTAAGACTTTGCGGCGGAGACACCGGTTTTGCTTCTGCCATGACCTACGACTTCGAAGTCTGGAGTGCTGCCCAGGAGAAATGGCTGGAGGTGAGCTCTGTTTCCAATTTTGAAACCTTCCAGGCGAACAGATTAAAATGCCGTTACAAAACAGACGGAAAGTCCCAGCTTGTACATACCTTAAACGGATCTGCAATGGCGTTACCGAGAATTATGGCTGCTTTGCTGGAAAACAATCAGACAGAGGATGGAATTAAGCTTCCAAAAAAGATTGCAGAATATGCGAGATTTGATGTGATAAACTAA
- a CDS encoding lipopolysaccharide biosynthesis protein, whose translation MKETIFKTFVSRFLILILNFGLVIYSTNMWGSSGKGLISIIIADLTIISFFANIFVGSSMSYFARKFRTEEILPFAYLWAVITGILIPVLFSSGHAAEYSGYLIGLSVMSSLLTANVNLFVGQQNIKMFNLYTVLQQLVHIIFIIIIVYCIKITSVNAYFIAQISCFTLLFFITAIQLIKKADFKKILISKDIGFQLFNYGWKIQLSTFLQFLNNRLSFYFLEYFRGIISVGVFSIGIAFSEAVWTVSRSLSVVLYADVVNDTDFNSAIEKTKISLRISFLITLLFISIMLMIPAHWYAMIFGKDFGETKEIVLLLSPGILAIAVSNIIGYYFAGINKLRILNVKSLAGLIFTIISSFFIIPKWGIKGACIINSASYCLSSGVLFWRFYQITEFHIRDFILSRKEIHLLLKKIVKTH comes from the coding sequence ATGAAGGAGACTATTTTTAAAACTTTTGTTTCCCGGTTTTTAATCCTGATCCTGAATTTCGGGCTGGTAATTTACTCCACCAATATGTGGGGAAGCAGTGGAAAAGGGTTGATATCAATTATCATTGCAGACCTTACCATCATCAGTTTTTTTGCGAATATCTTTGTGGGCAGCAGTATGAGCTATTTTGCAAGAAAATTCAGAACTGAGGAAATCCTGCCTTTCGCTTATCTTTGGGCTGTTATTACGGGAATTCTGATTCCTGTTTTGTTCAGTTCCGGCCATGCTGCAGAATATTCCGGATACCTTATCGGACTTTCGGTGATGTCTTCACTTCTTACGGCTAATGTAAATTTGTTCGTAGGCCAGCAGAATATCAAAATGTTCAACTTATATACGGTTTTACAGCAACTCGTGCACATCATATTCATCATCATAATTGTTTATTGTATCAAAATTACCTCTGTTAATGCCTATTTCATTGCCCAGATAAGTTGCTTTACGCTACTGTTTTTTATCACTGCCATTCAGTTAATAAAAAAGGCTGATTTTAAAAAAATATTGATCTCAAAGGATATTGGTTTCCAATTGTTTAATTATGGCTGGAAAATACAGTTGAGTACATTTCTACAGTTTCTCAATAACAGGCTTTCATTTTATTTTCTTGAATATTTCAGGGGAATTATAAGTGTCGGTGTTTTCTCGATAGGAATTGCCTTCTCCGAAGCTGTATGGACTGTAAGCAGAAGTCTTTCCGTAGTTCTGTATGCAGATGTGGTAAATGATACGGATTTTAATAGTGCAATCGAAAAAACAAAAATATCCCTGCGCATCAGCTTCCTTATTACCCTTCTGTTTATTTCTATCATGCTGATGATTCCTGCGCACTGGTATGCCATGATTTTCGGTAAAGATTTCGGGGAAACAAAGGAAATTGTTTTGTTGCTTTCGCCCGGGATTTTAGCGATAGCCGTGAGCAATATTATCGGATATTACTTCGCAGGAATTAATAAATTGAGAATTTTAAATGTTAAATCTCTTGCAGGGCTCATCTTTACCATTATCTCTTCATTTTTTATCATTCCGAAATGGGGAATCAAAGGAGCCTGTATTATAAACTCTGCTTCCTATTGCCTTTCATCAGGAGTTCTTTTCTGGAGGTTTTATCAGATTACCGAATTTCATATTCGTGATTTCATCTTGTCCAGAAAAGAAATTCATCTTCTGCTAAAGAAAATTGTGAAAACTCATTGA